The Salinispora tropica CNB-440 genome has a window encoding:
- a CDS encoding lytic polysaccharide monooxygenase: MNTRKLIAYPLTAVAAAAGSTLVFASPASAHGYVASPPSRQALCAQRAVPDCGPITYEPQSVEGPKGLKRCDGGLSQFAVLNDNNRGWPAREVGDTVTFSWTLTARHRTSTWEYFIGDTRIAQFDGGNRQPEAVVTHRVDLSDFAGPQTVLAIWNIGDTPMAFYNCIDLDVQGGGTTPPTQSPTPKPTSTPTQEPTGQPTSTALPTNPGTPGQTGGPTAPAWAAGTAYRVGDEVAFDGERYRCRQAHTAIRSWEPSLFTLALWLPV; encoded by the coding sequence ATGAACACTCGCAAGCTCATCGCCTACCCTTTGACAGCTGTCGCGGCCGCGGCCGGCTCGACACTGGTATTCGCGTCGCCCGCCTCGGCACACGGGTACGTGGCCTCGCCGCCGAGCCGGCAGGCGCTGTGCGCGCAACGCGCCGTTCCGGACTGCGGCCCAATCACGTACGAGCCGCAGAGTGTGGAGGGGCCGAAGGGCCTCAAACGCTGTGACGGCGGGCTTTCCCAGTTCGCCGTGCTGAACGACAACAACCGTGGCTGGCCGGCTCGGGAGGTGGGCGACACCGTCACCTTCAGCTGGACGCTGACGGCTCGGCATCGCACCAGCACGTGGGAGTACTTCATCGGCGACACCCGGATCGCCCAGTTCGACGGTGGTAACCGACAGCCCGAGGCGGTCGTCACCCACCGGGTCGATCTGAGTGACTTCGCGGGCCCGCAGACGGTACTGGCGATCTGGAACATCGGCGACACACCGATGGCCTTCTACAACTGCATCGACCTCGACGTGCAGGGTGGAGGTACCACCCCGCCGACCCAGTCGCCGACTCCCAAACCCACCAGCACGCCGACGCAGGAACCGACCGGCCAACCCACATCGACTGCCCTGCCCACCAACCCAGGGACGCCAGGTCAGACCGGTGGGCCGACCGCCCCAGCCTGGGCAGCGGGTACCGCCTACCGGGTCGGCGACGAGGTCGCCTTCGACGGAGAGCGCTACCGTTGCCGGCAGGCTCACACCGCGATTCGTAGCTGGGAGCCGTCGCTGTTCACTCTCGCCCTGTGGCTGCCGGTGTGA
- a CDS encoding response regulator: MTVPVRVLVCDDQALIRTGFATIIDAQPDLEVVGECGDGRTAVELAGRVHPDVVVMDVRMPVLDGIGASRLLAGAGVANPVKVLVVTTFNLDEYVYEALRAGASGFLLKDAPPAQLLHGIRTVATGAALLAPEVTRQLVGRYAARIRPAEGSSGDIPLTPRELEVLRLIADGLSNSEIAATLVISQETVKTYVSRILTKLDLRDRVQAVVYAYRSGLVTW, from the coding sequence CAGGCGCTGATCCGTACCGGCTTCGCCACGATCATCGATGCTCAGCCCGATCTCGAGGTGGTGGGCGAATGTGGGGACGGGCGAACGGCGGTCGAACTCGCCGGCCGCGTACACCCGGACGTGGTGGTGATGGACGTGCGGATGCCGGTCCTCGACGGCATCGGGGCGAGCCGTCTGCTCGCCGGAGCCGGCGTGGCGAATCCCGTCAAGGTACTCGTGGTGACGACGTTCAACCTGGACGAATACGTGTACGAGGCGCTCCGGGCAGGGGCGAGCGGTTTCCTGCTCAAGGACGCGCCGCCGGCGCAGCTGCTGCACGGGATCCGGACCGTCGCCACCGGTGCGGCGTTGCTGGCCCCCGAGGTGACCCGCCAGCTCGTGGGCAGGTACGCCGCGCGGATCAGGCCCGCGGAGGGCAGCTCGGGCGACATTCCGCTGACCCCACGTGAGCTGGAGGTACTCCGCCTGATCGCCGATGGTCTCTCGAACAGCGAGATCGCTGCCACACTGGTGATCAGTCAGGAAACCGTGAAGACCTACGTGTCGCGCATCCTCACCAAACTCGACCTGCGCGACCGCGTGCAGGCGGTGGTGTACGCCTACCGGAGTGGCCTGGTGACCTGGTGA
- a CDS encoding sensor histidine kinase: MRWALNRLALAITSMVALAFLVPLAVVTRQLAYDRAIGDARQQAAAMVAALAVDEDPHLLTRAVMSTTAGSEGRLAVHLPDAAPVGVVHATATDVALAAGYRRPVTADTSGGLAYLLPTVISDGQTAVIEVHVPREDMERGVWRSWLALTGLAVILVGGSTLVADRLGSRIVRSTRRLAGAARQLGTGDLTARVAPDGPAELHDAAQAFNGLAQDMRRLIDAEREMAADLSHRLRTPLTALRLDVEAMPPGPVGERMRQACDLLDEELEAIITGARSSVGERDTECTDLVEVLADRLAFWAVLAEDQQRPWTVVGGDRQVPLPVPRGDLILAVDALLGNVFAHTPEGSAFQVTVSPDALVVDDAGPGIADPATAVRRGTSGAGSTGLGLDIVQRIAIAAGGRLHIGTGSLGGARVALVLAAGAASDLPSVSGERRWHADRS; encoded by the coding sequence ATGAGATGGGCGCTCAACAGGCTGGCGCTGGCCATCACGTCGATGGTGGCGCTGGCCTTCCTCGTGCCTCTCGCGGTGGTGACCCGCCAGCTCGCGTACGACCGGGCCATCGGTGATGCCCGCCAGCAGGCTGCCGCGATGGTGGCGGCGCTCGCCGTGGACGAGGATCCACACCTGCTGACGCGCGCGGTGATGAGCACCACCGCCGGCAGCGAGGGACGACTCGCCGTGCACCTGCCCGACGCGGCCCCGGTCGGGGTGGTGCACGCCACTGCCACCGACGTGGCACTCGCCGCCGGATACCGGCGTCCGGTCACCGCAGACACGAGCGGTGGTCTGGCCTACCTGCTGCCGACGGTGATCAGCGACGGGCAGACCGCGGTGATCGAGGTACACGTGCCCCGCGAGGATATGGAGCGTGGGGTATGGCGTTCCTGGCTGGCCCTGACGGGCCTCGCCGTCATCTTGGTCGGTGGCTCCACACTCGTTGCCGATCGTCTGGGTAGCCGGATCGTGCGGTCCACCCGCCGGCTCGCCGGTGCCGCCCGACAACTCGGCACCGGCGACCTGACCGCCCGGGTCGCCCCCGACGGCCCGGCGGAGCTGCACGATGCCGCACAGGCGTTCAACGGGCTTGCCCAGGACATGCGGCGGCTGATCGACGCCGAGCGGGAGATGGCCGCCGACCTGTCGCACCGTCTGCGTACGCCGCTGACGGCACTGCGCCTCGACGTCGAGGCGATGCCGCCCGGGCCCGTCGGGGAGCGGATGCGGCAAGCCTGCGACCTCCTCGATGAGGAATTGGAGGCCATCATCACGGGGGCGCGGAGCAGCGTGGGCGAGCGTGACACCGAGTGCACCGACCTCGTCGAGGTGCTGGCCGACCGGCTGGCGTTCTGGGCCGTACTGGCCGAGGACCAGCAGCGGCCCTGGACGGTGGTCGGCGGCGATCGGCAGGTGCCGCTGCCGGTGCCACGCGGTGATCTGATCCTGGCGGTGGACGCCCTGCTCGGCAACGTGTTCGCGCACACCCCGGAGGGATCGGCCTTCCAGGTCACCGTCTCACCGGACGCGCTCGTCGTCGACGACGCCGGTCCCGGCATCGCCGACCCCGCCACAGCCGTCCGACGCGGCACGAGCGGAGCCGGTTCGACCGGGCTCGGCCTGGACATCGTGCAGCGGATAGCCATCGCCGCTGGCGGTCGGCTGCACATCGGAACCGGGTCGTTGGGTGGCGCCCGGGTGGCACTGGTCCTGGCGGCGGGCGCAGCATCCGACCTGCCGTCCGTGTCGGGCGAGCGCCGTTGGCACGCCGACCGCAGCTGA
- a CDS encoding DUF397 domain-containing protein, with product MSDLPQPLWRKSSKSGNEGNCVEVADNLPGMVGVRDSKDPGGPALVFGPAAWRVFVRHTRQH from the coding sequence ATGAGTGATCTTCCGCAGCCCCTCTGGCGCAAGAGCAGCAAAAGCGGTAACGAGGGCAACTGTGTCGAGGTTGCGGACAACCTTCCTGGCATGGTGGGTGTTCGGGACTCCAAGGATCCCGGCGGGCCGGCTCTGGTGTTCGGTCCGGCGGCGTGGCGGGTCTTCGTGCGGCACACCAGGCAGCACTGA
- a CDS encoding class I SAM-dependent methyltransferase, which translates to MTSSARTDSIVDVFEQAASSYDRTEVSYFEPFGTALVSCAGIRPGDHVLDVGCGRGAVLLPAAEATGPTGHVTGIDLAPTMVTLTADDVARAGLTQVEVRLGDAQQPSFAPHSFDVVLAGMVVFLLSAPEQALRAYARLLRPTGRLAVSTPGAYDPAFVAATDALAAHLPAELPRPAPTVGPFNDEQTITATMTAAGLDIAAISEHRVESRFHDVNHWMRWMWSHGGRELLQHLPADRLDAATADAARALESARTPEGDLSLTTAGRITVAVPRLRGPASVAAR; encoded by the coding sequence ATGACGAGCAGCGCGCGTACGGACTCGATCGTCGACGTGTTCGAGCAGGCCGCTTCCAGCTACGACCGCACCGAGGTGTCCTACTTCGAACCGTTCGGCACGGCACTTGTCAGCTGTGCTGGCATCCGGCCGGGCGACCACGTCCTCGATGTCGGTTGCGGCCGCGGAGCTGTTCTCCTCCCCGCCGCCGAGGCCACCGGGCCGACCGGCCACGTCACTGGTATCGATCTCGCGCCGACGATGGTGACGCTCACCGCCGACGACGTCGCACGCGCCGGCCTGACCCAGGTCGAGGTTCGGCTTGGCGACGCCCAGCAGCCGAGTTTTGCACCCCACAGCTTCGACGTGGTGCTGGCCGGGATGGTCGTCTTTCTGCTGTCGGCGCCGGAGCAGGCCCTGCGGGCGTACGCGCGATTGCTTCGCCCCACGGGTCGTCTGGCGGTGAGCACCCCCGGCGCCTACGACCCGGCCTTCGTCGCCGCGACGGATGCCCTGGCCGCGCACCTACCGGCGGAGCTGCCGCGTCCCGCGCCGACCGTCGGCCCATTCAACGATGAACAAACGATCACGGCGACGATGACGGCGGCGGGCCTGGACATCGCCGCGATCAGCGAGCATCGGGTCGAGAGCAGGTTCCACGACGTGAATCACTGGATGCGGTGGATGTGGTCGCACGGCGGACGAGAACTGCTCCAGCACCTGCCGGCCGATCGTCTCGACGCGGCAACCGCCGACGCGGCGAGGGCGCTTGAATCCGCGCGCACTCCCGAGGGCGATCTGTCCCTGACCACCGCGGGGCGCATCACGGTCGCGGTGCCCCGGTTGCGGGGTCCGGCATCTGTGGCGGCGCGGTGA
- a CDS encoding DUF305 domain-containing protein, whose translation MAGCGTSSSTSEPPAPTSEAVQVSTTHNAADVMYLQMMIAHHGQGLELVQLAGTRAQQEEIKTLAAAVQATQDDEVTMMRSWLDTWSKPAAVDHDPAAHAEHGGLPATGPEQIAALRDATVTDFDRSFINLFVAHQHNAVEISQWEEERGKNPEVRDFARRVRESRADQIAQMLAYLNS comes from the coding sequence GTGGCAGGCTGTGGCACCTCGTCCAGCACGTCGGAACCCCCTGCACCGACCTCCGAAGCCGTCCAGGTCAGCACCACCCACAACGCCGCCGATGTGATGTACCTACAGATGATGATCGCCCACCACGGGCAGGGCCTGGAGCTCGTCCAGCTGGCTGGAACCCGTGCGCAACAGGAAGAGATCAAGACACTTGCCGCTGCCGTCCAGGCCACCCAGGACGACGAGGTCACCATGATGAGATCGTGGCTCGACACCTGGTCGAAACCGGCAGCGGTCGACCATGACCCGGCCGCGCATGCTGAGCACGGTGGTTTGCCAGCTACCGGGCCCGAGCAGATCGCCGCGCTGCGGGACGCAACGGTGACCGACTTCGACCGGAGTTTCATCAACCTCTTCGTCGCCCACCAGCACAACGCGGTCGAGATATCCCAGTGGGAGGAGGAAAGGGGGAAAAACCCGGAAGTCAGGGATTTCGCCCGCAGGGTTCGGGAATCCCGTGCCGACCAGATCGCACAGATGCTGGCGTACCTCAACAGCTGA
- a CDS encoding response regulator transcription factor, producing the protein MALILLVEDDSIITAALSRALTDAGHVVRAVGQAAEALRVLTGEPPDLVLLDLGLPDIDGTDTLRMIRSISEVPVVVITARRSETDIIHLLNSGADDYVTKPFSGEHILARISAVLRRYRSGTDREGPGAITVGPLVIGRKERRVTMHGNPLKLTRREYDVLTYLAERVGQVVSRRELMTEVWRQARIGEEQTIDVHISWLRRKLGETAAKPRLLHTVRGVGVMMVDQN; encoded by the coding sequence ATGGCGCTGATTCTGCTGGTCGAGGACGACAGCATCATTACGGCGGCGCTGTCCCGCGCGCTGACCGACGCGGGGCATGTCGTGCGGGCCGTCGGCCAGGCGGCCGAGGCGTTGCGCGTCCTGACCGGGGAGCCGCCGGATCTGGTGCTCCTCGACCTCGGGCTGCCGGACATCGACGGTACGGATACGCTCCGTATGATCCGGTCCATCTCCGAGGTACCGGTCGTTGTCATCACCGCCCGCCGGTCGGAGACCGACATCATCCACCTGCTCAACTCGGGCGCGGACGACTACGTCACCAAGCCCTTCTCCGGCGAGCACATCCTGGCCCGCATCTCGGCGGTGCTGCGGCGGTACCGCAGCGGCACCGACCGGGAGGGGCCCGGCGCGATCACCGTCGGGCCGCTGGTGATCGGGCGTAAGGAACGGCGGGTCACGATGCACGGCAACCCCCTCAAGCTGACCCGGCGTGAGTACGACGTACTCACGTACCTGGCTGAGCGGGTCGGGCAGGTGGTGAGTCGGCGGGAGCTGATGACCGAGGTCTGGCGGCAGGCCCGAATCGGAGAGGAACAGACGATCGACGTCCACATCTCCTGGCTGCGGCGCAAGCTCGGCGAGACGGCTGCCAAGCCGCGGCTGCTGCACACCGTCCGCGGGGTCGGCGTCATGATGGTCGATCAGAACTGA
- a CDS encoding helix-turn-helix domain-containing protein produces MASGGSSVPKRQLGRYLKQAREEAGIPLEAAAKRLEWSRARMYRIEGAQTSVRTHDVELMCRIYGTSDEMRSALVALAAESKSRGWWHAYGDAIPEWFELYVGLEAAACHLRWYEPALIPGLLQTPDYMTAVFQTKPGRTADEVARKVALRLERQRLLTRRSPAAPRLEVVIDESVVRRPPKNVGGWQEQLAHLANVGQSAANVSVRLLPMGVGPHSASVAGAFVVLDFPRIGTRPAEPSTVYSEALTGSLYLDRPGDVSAYVDAWSTLWESALDERASEDLLSTVIKESYDE; encoded by the coding sequence TTGGCAAGCGGAGGATCTAGTGTTCCGAAGCGGCAGCTTGGTCGATACCTGAAGCAAGCTCGGGAAGAAGCCGGGATTCCGCTCGAAGCTGCGGCGAAGCGGCTTGAATGGTCCCGAGCCAGGATGTATCGGATTGAAGGCGCGCAGACATCGGTAAGGACGCATGATGTCGAGCTAATGTGTCGTATTTATGGTACATCAGACGAAATGCGTTCGGCGCTGGTGGCGCTGGCCGCCGAGAGTAAGTCGCGCGGCTGGTGGCATGCCTACGGGGATGCCATTCCCGAATGGTTCGAGCTATACGTGGGGTTGGAAGCCGCGGCCTGTCACCTCCGATGGTATGAACCCGCGTTGATCCCGGGGTTACTACAGACTCCGGACTACATGACCGCCGTTTTTCAAACAAAGCCAGGAAGAACGGCTGACGAGGTGGCCCGCAAGGTAGCGCTTCGGTTGGAGCGTCAGCGCCTATTGACCAGACGTTCGCCAGCCGCCCCACGCCTGGAGGTAGTCATCGATGAGTCGGTAGTCCGGCGGCCCCCCAAGAATGTGGGCGGTTGGCAAGAGCAACTCGCCCATCTGGCAAACGTTGGACAGTCTGCCGCGAACGTAAGTGTTCGGTTGCTGCCAATGGGTGTCGGCCCGCACAGTGCGTCCGTTGCTGGCGCGTTTGTTGTCTTGGACTTCCCGCGAATAGGAACCCGTCCGGCAGAGCCCTCTACGGTGTACAGCGAGGCGCTCACGGGTAGCCTCTACTTAGATCGTCCAGGTGATGTTTCCGCGTACGTTGATGCTTGGTCTACTCTCTGGGAATCGGCGCTCGACGAGCGAGCGTCAGAGGACTTGCTCAGTACAGTGATAAAGGAGAGTTACGATGAGTGA